The genomic region CCCATTTCCTTCTTCAGCTCGTTGTCAAACCAGAGGCGGGATAAGATGGCTTTACGGTCATTGCTTCCCAAGGATTGTTCACCCGCATAACCTCTGACCCAGGGCTGGACCGCGTTAAACTTTGGAGCATCAGGACCCCATACATAGATGTGGTTCTTTGTGAAGTACATATCTGCCGCTTTAAGCGCCCTCTGCTGCTCCTCAAAGGTGGCAGCGTCTCGGGCGGCTTCATACAGGCGGTCATATTCCGGATCGTTGTAGCCTGATGGGTTAAATCCTCCCTTCGAGTAAGCAAAACCAAGCGCTACGAGAGGCTCAAGATAGTCGTTGCCAGATACCCAACCAATCATGTCTCCGTAGGTATGTTCACGCAGACGAGCTCCATGAGTAGCAGCTTCCGATGCAATAATCTCTACATCAACGCCAATGGCCTTCCAGTAGGAGGCAGCCAATTGTGCATAGTCGAAATCTGCATGTTCGAAAACGTGCGCAGTAGCCTTGATGCGAATACCGTCGGCGCCGCGCGGATATCCAGCCTCATCCAGGAGCTTCTCGGCCCCTTCCGGGTCGTACATATAGCCCTTCCGGACCTCTTCGGGCCACTCTTCAAATGGGGTATTATACCCTACGATAGCATCCCCCAGCACGCCCCGAGGTTTCCACTTGGCTACACCCCTAAAGTAGGTGTTGTTCATCGTCTCGAGGTCGAGTGCCATCTGCATCGCCCGGCGCACCCTGACGTCTTTCGAGAACGGATTGTCCGTGGCCATGTTAAAAGGGAACGAATTTTCCGACCGAATCGACCACGGGTAGAAGGCGATTTCGGGGTTGGTTCGCTCGATACTCTCTTTCTCGGAGGTATAGATCATTTCAGCGATACCAATCCAGCCTACATAGTCCACTTGACCCGAGCGCAGGGCCGCCAGAATGGTGGCGGGCTCTTTCATAATCAGGGCGCTTAACCCGTCAAAATAGGGCAGGCGGTTCTCCGGGTATTTTTCGTCGAAACCCCAGTAGTCCGGATTCCTGGTCCAGGTAGTCGAGCTGCCCTCGATCCAGTCGGTCAGCATAAAGGGCCCGGTGCCCACCAGGTTCCTCCAATCCTCAACATCGCCGTGTTGCTTGATGACCTCGGGGGGCATAATAAACGCATCCCAGTGGACGAGGATTTCCTTCAACGCTACGAGCAGTGGCTGCTTCAGCTTAATTGCAACCGTGTATTTGTCGGTAGCCGTTACCGATTCGACGGGTATCTCAAGGAGTGCGCCCCCCGAATAGGTCTCAGGAGGTGCGGTGAAGCCGCTGCCCAAACCCCATATACGGTGAAAGTTATATTCGATATCTTGGGCCGTTAGCTCCCGGCCGTTCATCGGCGCCTTATCGTGCCAGTGAACCCCCTGGCGGATTTTGAAGACGATCGTTGTGGTGTCCGGCATTTCCCAGCTTTCCGCCAGTCGACCTGTGAGGACAGATTGAGGGAAGTAATAAAAAGCACTGGTGAGGTCATACACGTCCCTGTCGATTCCCCACTTGATCATGCCCAGCTTCTCGGCAACGCCATCGGCCCCGGTGGAGCCGAAGTGCATGGGGTCCGTACTCGGCTGCTCCCGCTGGACGGCGAAGGTCATGGTGCCGCCGTACTGAGGCGCGAGCACCATCTCGCCGGTGGTGGGGTCGCGCACCATCTCCTTCTCCATCGCCGCGGCCGGCGCCTCTTCCGCGCCTGGACTGGCCCAGGCGCCGGTGGCGGCAAGGGCCAAGCTCGCCAGCACGGCGAGGCACGTCCTGAATGTGACAAGATTCATGAATTGGTCTCCTGTGTTTTTCGAGAACACGCACTTCAGTGCCGCTCCCTCGCCTGT from Spirochaetaceae bacterium harbors:
- a CDS encoding ABC transporter substrate-binding protein, which produces MNLVTFRTCLAVLASLALAATGAWASPGAEEAPAAAMEKEMVRDPTTGEMVLAPQYGGTMTFAVQREQPSTDPMHFGSTGADGVAEKLGMIKWGIDRDVYDLTSAFYYFPQSVLTGRLAESWEMPDTTTIVFKIRQGVHWHDKAPMNGRELTAQDIEYNFHRIWGLGSGFTAPPETYSGGALLEIPVESVTATDKYTVAIKLKQPLLVALKEILVHWDAFIMPPEVIKQHGDVEDWRNLVGTGPFMLTDWIEGSSTTWTRNPDYWGFDEKYPENRLPYFDGLSALIMKEPATILAALRSGQVDYVGWIGIAEMIYTSEKESIERTNPEIAFYPWSIRSENSFPFNMATDNPFSKDVRVRRAMQMALDLETMNNTYFRGVAKWKPRGVLGDAIVGYNTPFEEWPEEVRKGYMYDPEGAEKLLDEAGYPRGADGIRIKATAHVFEHADFDYAQLAASYWKAIGVDVEIIASEAATHGARLREHTYGDMIGWVSGNDYLEPLVALGFAYSKGGFNPSGYNDPEYDRLYEAARDAATFEEQQRALKAADMYFTKNHIYVWGPDAPKFNAVQPWVRGYAGEQSLGSNDRKAILSRLWFDNELKKEMGR